The following proteins are encoded in a genomic region of Triticum dicoccoides isolate Atlit2015 ecotype Zavitan chromosome 1B, WEW_v2.0, whole genome shotgun sequence:
- the LOC119342216 gene encoding protein WEAK CHLOROPLAST MOVEMENT UNDER BLUE LIGHT 1-like, whose protein sequence is METIDSTHRRDASMQGAAEPAPVLAENLDPSLEIQEKLPHNLTEQQENLNTVVGLEVSNNSLNDKTDDTTSTNNTEKVNNISDSGSGSGSIMVTSARKSNGDNMDHHANIAATPNKRAVTESRPYKGLVDTAAPFESVKEAVTKFGGIVDWKAYRNHTMERRGAMQLELEKVKQDIPQVKQGSETAEMARSQVAEELETTKRLVEELKHKLERAQVELEQSKQDSELAQLRAQEMELGIDNGASVVAQTELAVAKERHQKAIEELKMVKEVLGSTQEQYTTLITERDAAIKRAEEAASSAKETEKRVEELTLELFASRESLELAHTAHHDAEEHRLGAALAKEQDCLAWERELQQAKEELRQLDEQILSKTSAQSKLDGNKGILLRLSADLAAYMANKSSEEDGAVEEHGSEEDREMSRSIKQALASARMELEDVRGNIAKTNDEANLIRAVAESLSSELEKEKASLVTLQQRESMASITVSSLEAELSRTKQEIEMAYTKEAESRAKMADIPKMLQRAAQEADDAKVAAHSAREELMKSKEEAEQAKAAATTAEVRLRAALKEIEASKASERLALVAAQALQESEEATSSEDSPRVTLPVGEYHLLSKRVHEAEELASERVAASLAQIELAKESESRSLERLLEVSGSVDQKKDALKIASQRAAMAEEGKLGAEAQLRKWRSEHKQLRKAHEAAKHASSPLSTPFAGYKEASYKENKEVLTEAISYMSDNSMGGFVSDKKLRKKKTLFPQMSTLFSRKVQTQT, encoded by the exons ATGGAAACTATCGATAGCACTCATCGCAGGGACGCAAGCATGCAGGGTGCTGCAGAGCCGGCACCAGTTCTTGCAGAAAATCTAGATCCATCGTTGGAGATTCAAGAAAAGCTACCTCACAACTTGACAGAGCAACAGGAGAACTTGAATACCGTTGTAGGTCTAGAAGTATCCAACAATTCCTTGAACGACAAGACAGATGACACAACTTCCACAAATAACACTGAAAAAGTGAACAACATATCTGATAGTGGTTCAGGCAGTGGCAGTATAATGGTAACAAGTGCAAGAAAATCTAACGGGGACAATATGGATCATCATGCAAACATTGCGGCCACCCCAAATAAGAGAGCAGTAACTGAAAGCAGGCCATACAAAGGTCTTGTTGATACTGCTGCACCATTTGAGTCTGTTAAAGAGGCTGTTACCAAGTTTGGAGGAATTGTTGACTGGAAAGCATACAGAAATCATACAATGGAG AGGCGCGGGGCTATGCAACTTGAACTTGAGAAGGTTAAACAAGACATTCCACAAGTCAAACAAGGTTCAGAAACTGCTGAAATGGCAAGATCGCAAGTGGCCGAGGAGCTAGAGACAACCAAAAGACTTGTAGAGGAGCTGAAGCACAAGCTGGAGAGAGCACAGGTTGAACTAGAGCAATCAAAGCAGGATTCTGAACTTGCACAGCTCAGGGCACAAGAAATGGAGCTGGGGATCGACAATGGAGCTAGTGTAGTAGCTCAAACAGAGTTGGCAGTAGCCAAAGAACGGCATCAAAAGGCTATTGAGGAACTGAAGATGGTCAAGGAGGTATTAGGATCAACACAAGAACAGTACACCACTTTAATAACTGAAAGGGATGCAGCAATCAAGAGAGCAGAGGAAGCTGCTTCTTCTGCGAAGGAGACAGAGAAGCGAGTCGAGGAGCTTACTCTAGAGCTATTCGCATCCAGAGAATCTCTCGAGTTAGCACACACCGCGCATCACGACGCAGAAGAACACAGGCTTGGAGCGGCTTTGGCAAAGGAGCAGGATTGCCTGGCCTGGGAGAGAGAGCTGCAGCAGGCGAAAGAGGAGCTGCGGCAACTCGATGAGCAAATCCTATCCAAAACCTCTGCGCAGTCCAAACTTGATGGAAACAAGGGCATTTTGCTTAGGCTCAGTGCTGATCTGGCTGCCTATATGGCAAACAAATCGAGCGAAGAAGATGGAGCAGTTGAGGAGCATGGTTCTGAGGAAGATAGAGAAATGAGCAGGTCAATCAAGCAAGCTCTAGCATCAGCCAGAATGGAGCTTGAGGATGTTAGAGGAAACATTGCAAAAACAAATGATGAAGCCAACTTAATACGAGCTGTTGCAGAATCGCTAAGTTCGGAGCTGGAGAAGGAGAAAGCTTCACTTGTTACATTGCAGCAGAGGGAGAGCATGGCGTCCATCACAGTTTCCTCTCTAGAAGCCGAGCTCAGTAGAACAAAACAAGAGATAGAAATGGCGTACACCAAGGAAGCAGAAAGCAGAGCAAAAATGGCGGACATTCCAAAAATGCTGCAGCGAGCAGCCCAGGAGGCAGATGACGCCAAGGTGGCAGCACATTCGGCACGAGAAGAACTGATGAAGTCCAAGGAAGAAGCCGAGCAAGCCAAGGCCGCTGCCACGACTGCGGAGGTCAGGCTACGTGCAGCTTTGAAAGAAATAGAGGCGTCTAAGGCATCCGAGAGGCTGGCACTAGTGGCAGCTCAAGCATTGCAAGAGAGCGAGGAGGCTACAAGCTCTGAAGATTCTCCGAGAGTGACACTTCCGGTAGGCGAATACCACCTTCTTAGCAAGAGGGTTCATGAAGCCGAAGAGCTCGCCAGCGAAAGGGTGGCGGCATCGTTGGCGCAAATAGAGCTGGCGAAAGAGTCTGAGTCAAGGAGCCTGGAGAGACTTCTTGAAGTATCCGGGAGTGTGGACCAAAAGAAGGATGCTCTGAAAATCGCATCGCAGAGGGCTGCCATGGCAGAGGAGGGGAAACTTGGCGCCGAGGCGCAGTTGAGGAAATGGAGATCTGAACACAAGCAGCTTCGAAAAGCTCATGAAGCTGCAAAACATGCATCTAGTCCTTTGAGTACTCCATTTGCTGGATACAAGGAGGCCTCTTACAAGGAAAATAAGGAAGTCCTTACAGAAGCAATATCATATATGTCAGATAATAGCATGGGTGGATTTGTTTCGGACAAGAAGCTACGGAAAAAGAAGACGCTTTTCCCCCAGATGTCCACCCTTTTCTCTAGAAAGGTGCAGACACAAACATAA